Genomic segment of Candidatus Eisenbacteria bacterium:
GGAACGATCATCGCGTTCTCAAGGAGGCGAGGAGCCTCCTCTCCGCGGGGCACGAGGTCGTTCTCATCGCCCTCCGCGAGGGAGACGAGCTTCCCCGGGAGCGCGTCGAGGATGGGATTCGCGTTCTCCGTCTCCGGATCCCGGCGCGGCGTTTCCGGAAGGGGCGTTACGCCGAGTACTTCGTCCGGGCGGCGCTCGCCGGCCTCTCCGCGCGCGCCGACGCTCATCATTGCCACGACCTCGACACGCTCGTTCCGGCCGCGCTCGCCTCATGCTTTTGCCATAAACCATTGATCTATGATTCGCACGAGCTCTTCACCGAGACCCACTTCCTCGTTGGACGCGAGAAGGAAAGGCGGATCTGGGCGTTTCTCGAGAAGAGGTTCATCCGGTTCGCGGCGCGCGTCCTCACCGTCTCCGATCCGATCGCCGACGATCTCGCGGCCCGCTACGGAATCGAGCGGCCGCTCGTCGTGCGGAATTGCCCCGAGTACCGGACGCCCCCCCCTCCCCGCCCGTTTTTCGAGGACGCGGGCGGCGAGCCGGTTCTCCTCTGCCAGGGCTATCTGCAGAAGGGGCGAGGACTCGAGACGCTCGTCGGCGCGATGCGGCACGTCCCCCGAGGGCGGCTCGTCCTTCTCGGCGACGGCGAGATGAAGGAGGAGCTCGCGCGCCTCGTCGCGCTTCTTCATCTCGAGGAGAAGGTGACGCTCCTGCCGGCGGTGCCGATCGAGGAGCTTCCCTCCCGAACCGCCTCGGCGACCCTCGGCTTCGTTCTGTACTCGACCGCCTCGCTCAACTTCCGCTACGCCCTTCCGAACAAGTTCTTCGAGTACGTGATGGCGGGGGTTCCGGTCGTCTCCTCGAGGATTCCGGAGATCGCCCGGCTGATCGAGGAGCACGGGGTCGGGCGGATCGTAGATCCGGTGAGCCCCGAGACGGTGGCGCGGGAGGTCAACCGTCTCCTGGAGGATCCGGACGCGATCGCGCGGATGAGGGAGAACTGCCTCCGGGCGGCCCGCGTCCTTCACTGGGGCGTCGAGGAGAAGAAGCTTCTCTCCCTCTACGAGGAGATCGCCTCTCGGAACCGGAAGTAGCAGGCCGGCGCCCATGCGGATGGCGCGGAGGGAGGAGACGGCGCGGTCGGAGTGGAAACGCGACGGGGATCGGAAGAGGAGCCGGCCACGCTCGCTTCTTCGCGCGCCTGAAGGGAAGAAGGACGCGCGAGTCTGCCTTGGAACCGCTCGTTCGCGCCCGAACGGGGGGCGCGTTCAACGTCAATCCGTCAGAAGTGTGCTCCTTGCGGGGCCGCGGGGCGAGGAGGTGAACCGGCCAGTTCCCGAGCGCGCCCGGCCTTACCGACCCGGCGCCCTTTCGTGGGCCCGGCGCGCTCGGGGTGTCTCTTCCGGCACCCTCTTGCCCCGCGCCCCGGCCGAGAAGACACCGAACGTGTTTCCGTCGGGTTGAGGTTGGCGGCGACTTCCGCCGAGGGGACCGTTCTCGCGCCGTTCCCGCGCGCTCGTCGGACGATCCCCTCGGGCTCCCGCTACATCTTTCGGAAGAGACCGACCACCACGCCGAGGATTCGGAACTCGCCGGCGCTCGGATCAACAGCAATCGGATCCATCGACCGGTTCTCGGGCCGGAGCTCGATCCGGTCCCCCTGGCGGAAGAAGCGCTTCACGGTCGCCTCGTCCCCGAGGAGCGCGACCACGATCTCCCCGTTCCTCGCCTCGGCGGCCGGCCGCACGAGGACGAGGTCGCCGTCCGCGATGTGCGCCTCGATCATGCTCTCGCCGCGCACGCGGAGAAGGAACTCGTCCTTTCCCTTGAGGAACGACGGGTCGATCATGAGGCGCTCCTCCACGTTCTCCTCCGCGAGAAGGGGAAGCCCCGCGGCGATCCGGCCGAGAAGCGGAACGCCCGCGCTCTTCTCGTCCGAGCCGGTCAGGAGAAGCTCGAGAGCCCTCGACTTGCCGAGAACGCGCCGGATGCACCCCTTCCGCTCGAGAGCGGTCAGATGGTCGACAACCCCCTTCGTGGATCGAATACCGAACCGAAAACCGATCTCACGGATGGTCGGCGGATAGCCCGTCTCGCGGGCGTGCTCGGCCAGAAAGTCCAGGATCTCCTGCTGTCTCCCGGTCAGCTTCTTCATGTCTTCCCCCGGTTCCTCGGGGAGGAGCGTGCGCTCTTCCCCTTCGTTCGGGACGGTTCTCCCCCCGCGAGGAACGAGAACGCCGTCTGGTCCCCCGCCCGCCTTCTTCTCGTGCGGCGCGCCTTCGGGCGTCCATCGGCTCTTCCCGCGAACTTCTCCGAATCGGGCCTCCGCGCTCCCTCTCGCTCGACGACCGACGGCTCGGCCGCCGGGGCGGGCACCTCGCCCGCGCACCGGAATGCGCGCGCTG
This window contains:
- the lexA gene encoding repressor LexA, with protein sequence MKKLTGRQQEILDFLAEHARETGYPPTIREIGFRFGIRSTKGVVDHLTALERKGCIRRVLGKSRALELLLTGSDEKSAGVPLLGRIAAGLPLLAEENVEERLMIDPSFLKGKDEFLLRVRGESMIEAHIADGDLVLVRPAAEARNGEIVVALLGDEATVKRFFRQGDRIELRPENRSMDPIAVDPSAGEFRILGVVVGLFRKM
- a CDS encoding glycosyltransferase family 4 protein, with the translated sequence MSSMKIAMYLFHTFRNDHRVLKEARSLLSAGHEVVLIALREGDELPRERVEDGIRVLRLRIPARRFRKGRYAEYFVRAALAGLSARADAHHCHDLDTLVPAALASCFCHKPLIYDSHELFTETHFLVGREKERRIWAFLEKRFIRFAARVLTVSDPIADDLAARYGIERPLVVRNCPEYRTPPPPRPFFEDAGGEPVLLCQGYLQKGRGLETLVGAMRHVPRGRLVLLGDGEMKEELARLVALLHLEEKVTLLPAVPIEELPSRTASATLGFVLYSTASLNFRYALPNKFFEYVMAGVPVVSSRIPEIARLIEEHGVGRIVDPVSPETVAREVNRLLEDPDAIARMRENCLRAARVLHWGVEEKKLLSLYEEIASRNRK